A part of Streptomyces sp. NBC_01235 genomic DNA contains:
- a CDS encoding NAD+ synthase: MPQLRLALNQIDSRVGDLVGNTETILRWTRHSAEQGAHLVAFPEMALTGYPVEDLALRSSFVEASRAALRTLAVRLADEGFGDLPVVVGYLDRSQDDQPKFGRPAGSPRNAAAVLHGGEVVLSFAKHHLPNYGVFDEFRYFVPGDTMPVLRVHGVDVALAICEDLWQDGGRVPAARSAQAGLLLSVNASPYERDKDDTRLELVRKRAQEAGCTTAYLAMIGGQDELVFDGDSIVVDKDGEVIARAPQFSEGCVVLDLDLPAAAADAPTGVVDDGLRIDRVVLSQDPLAAYEPELSGGYAERLDDAEEIYSALVVGLRAYVAKNGFTSVLIGVSGGIDSALVAAIACDAVGAQNVYGVSMPSKYSSEHSKGDAAELARRTGLNFRTVPIEPMFDAYMGSLGLTGLAEENLQSRLRGTLLMAISNQEGHIVLAPGNKSELAVGYSTLYGDSVGAYGPIKDVYKTWIFRLAEWRNRAAAERGQTPPIPENSITKPPSAELRPGQVDTDSLPDYPVLDAILELYVDRDQGADAIVAAGYDRELVVKTLRMVDTAEYKRRQYPPGTKISAKGFGKDRRLPITNGWRESV, translated from the coding sequence GTGCCTCAACTTCGTCTCGCTCTGAACCAGATCGACTCGCGCGTCGGCGACCTCGTCGGCAACACCGAAACGATCCTCCGCTGGACCCGGCACTCCGCCGAGCAGGGAGCGCATCTCGTGGCGTTCCCGGAGATGGCGCTGACCGGGTATCCCGTCGAGGACCTCGCCCTGCGCTCCTCCTTCGTCGAGGCCTCCCGCGCGGCCCTGCGCACGCTCGCCGTGCGCCTCGCCGACGAGGGCTTCGGCGATCTGCCGGTGGTCGTCGGTTACCTCGACCGGTCGCAGGACGACCAGCCGAAGTTCGGCCGCCCGGCCGGCTCCCCGCGCAACGCGGCGGCGGTGCTGCACGGCGGCGAGGTGGTCCTGTCCTTCGCCAAGCACCACCTCCCGAACTACGGCGTGTTCGACGAGTTCCGCTACTTCGTGCCGGGCGACACCATGCCGGTGCTGCGTGTGCACGGCGTCGACGTGGCCCTCGCGATCTGCGAGGACCTCTGGCAGGACGGCGGCCGGGTGCCCGCCGCGCGTTCGGCGCAGGCGGGCCTTCTGCTCTCCGTCAACGCCTCCCCCTACGAGCGTGACAAGGACGACACCCGCCTGGAGCTGGTCCGCAAGCGGGCCCAGGAGGCGGGCTGCACCACCGCCTACCTCGCGATGATCGGCGGCCAGGACGAGCTGGTCTTCGACGGCGACTCGATCGTCGTCGACAAGGACGGCGAGGTGATCGCGCGGGCCCCGCAGTTCTCGGAAGGGTGCGTGGTCCTGGACCTCGACCTGCCCGCGGCCGCCGCCGACGCGCCGACGGGCGTCGTCGACGACGGTCTGCGCATCGACCGCGTGGTGCTCTCGCAGGACCCGCTGGCGGCGTACGAGCCGGAGCTGTCCGGCGGGTACGCGGAGCGGCTGGACGACGCCGAGGAGATCTACTCGGCGCTGGTCGTGGGCCTGCGGGCGTACGTCGCGAAGAACGGCTTCACGTCGGTGCTCATCGGGGTGTCGGGCGGTATCGACTCGGCGCTCGTCGCGGCGATCGCGTGCGACGCGGTGGGCGCGCAGAACGTGTACGGCGTGTCGATGCCGTCGAAGTACTCCTCCGAGCACTCCAAGGGCGACGCGGCGGAGCTGGCCCGGCGTACGGGGCTGAACTTCCGTACGGTGCCGATCGAGCCGATGTTCGACGCGTACATGGGTTCGCTGGGCCTGACGGGCCTGGCCGAGGAGAACCTCCAGTCCCGGCTGCGCGGCACGCTCCTGATGGCGATCTCCAACCAGGAGGGCCACATCGTGCTGGCCCCCGGCAACAAGTCGGAGCTGGCGGTGGGTTACTCCACGCTGTACGGCGACTCGGTGGGGGCGTACGGGCCCATCAAGGACGTGTACAAGACGTGGATCTTCCGGCTGGCGGAGTGGCGCAACCGCGCCGCCGCCGAGCGGGGCCAGACCCCGCCGATCCCGGAGAACTCGATCACCAAGCCGCCGAGCGCGGAGCTTCGCCCCGGGCAGGTCGACACGGACTCCCTCCCGGACTATCCCGTCCTGGACGCGATCCTGGAGCTGTACGTCGACCGGGACCAGGGGGCGGACGCGATCGTCGCGGCGGGGTACGACCGTGAGCTGGTCGTGAAGACCCTGCGCATGGTCGACACGGCCGAGTACAAGCGGCGTCAGTACCCGCCGGGTACGAAGATCTCGGCGAAGGGCTTCGGCAAGGACCGCCGCCTGCCCATCACGAACGGCTGGCGCGAGTCGGTCTAA
- a CDS encoding MFS transporter, with protein MPLALLALAVGAFGIGTTEFVMMGLLPDVAADLHVSIPTAGHLVSAYALGVVIGAPLLAAVTARAPRRTVLISLMGLFVAGNALSAFAPGYDSLLAARFLSGLPHGAFFGVGAVVATNLVAPERKARSVSLMFLGLTVANIVGVPVATLMGQHLGWRATFLGVSVIGLAAIASLALLIPHDHSHAPAIGLRRELAALKSLPVWLALGTTVAGFGALFSAYSYITPMLTDSAGYADSSVTLLLALFGVGATAGNLVGGRLADHAMRGTLFAGLTSLAVVLAFFPLLMTTAWGGGLAVVLLGVAAFVTGSPLNLMVMEKAAAGPSLASSANQAAFNLANAGGAWIGGLALAAGFGVTSPAVAGAALAVLGLAVAGVAYVVDARRVPQAHGGRERVVATGGVVREPEEALQH; from the coding sequence ATGCCCCTGGCCCTGCTCGCCCTGGCCGTGGGTGCCTTCGGCATCGGCACCACCGAGTTCGTGATGATGGGCCTGCTGCCCGACGTCGCGGCCGACCTGCACGTCTCGATCCCGACGGCCGGACACCTGGTCTCGGCGTACGCGCTCGGCGTCGTCATCGGCGCGCCCCTGCTGGCCGCGGTGACGGCCCGGGCGCCCCGCCGGACCGTCCTGATCTCCCTGATGGGACTGTTCGTCGCGGGCAACGCCCTCTCGGCCTTCGCCCCCGGCTACGACTCGCTCCTGGCCGCCCGCTTCCTCAGCGGACTTCCGCACGGCGCCTTCTTCGGCGTGGGCGCCGTGGTGGCCACGAACCTGGTCGCGCCCGAGCGCAAGGCCCGCTCGGTGTCGCTGATGTTCCTCGGCCTGACCGTGGCCAACATCGTGGGCGTCCCCGTGGCCACCCTCATGGGCCAGCACCTCGGCTGGCGCGCGACCTTCCTCGGCGTCAGCGTGATCGGTCTGGCGGCGATCGCCTCCCTGGCCCTGCTGATCCCGCACGACCACAGCCACGCGCCCGCCATCGGCCTGCGCCGCGAGCTGGCGGCCCTGAAGTCGCTCCCGGTCTGGCTGGCGCTCGGTACGACCGTGGCGGGCTTCGGCGCCCTGTTCTCCGCGTACAGCTACATCACGCCGATGCTGACGGACTCCGCCGGGTACGCCGACTCCAGCGTGACGCTGCTGCTGGCGCTGTTCGGCGTCGGCGCGACGGCCGGCAACCTGGTGGGCGGCCGCCTCGCCGACCACGCGATGCGGGGCACGCTGTTCGCCGGCCTGACGTCACTGGCGGTCGTACTGGCCTTCTTCCCGCTGCTGATGACGACGGCGTGGGGCGGGGGGCTGGCCGTGGTCCTGCTGGGCGTGGCGGCGTTCGTGACGGGTTCCCCGCTGAACCTGATGGTGATGGAGAAGGCGGCGGCCGGCCCGTCGCTGGCCTCCTCCGCCAACCAGGCGGCGTTCAACCTGGCGAACGCGGGCGGCGCGTGGATCGGCGGCCTGGCCTTGGCGGCCGGCTTCGGCGTCACGTCTCCGGCGGTCGCGGGCGCGGCGCTGGCGGTGCTGGGGCTGGCGGTGGCGGGGGTGGCGTACGTGGTGGATGCGCGGCGGGTTCCGCAGGCCCACGGCGGTCGCGAGCGGGTTGTCGCGACGGGCGGGGTGGTGCGGGAGCCGGAGGAGGCGTTGCAGCACTGA
- a CDS encoding endonuclease/exonuclease/phosphatase family protein yields MAQQAYMTETDDNGGSGPEPRGARLRRLIGTLLERALGGWRGDPRIWRRGLVLTGFALAFSLVMLVHSRIPNRYGNLGSLTETFLPWIGVFVPVLLVLALVRKSATALIAVVLPAVVWLNLFGGLLGDKTGSGGDLTVATHNVNADNPDPSGTARDVAESEADVLALEELTASAVPVYEKALAATYKYHSVQGTVGLWSRYPLSAVKPVDIKLGWTRAMRATVATPQGQVAVYVAHLPSVRVKLQAGFTARQRDKSADALGEAIADETLTRVILLGDLNGTMNDRSLNAVTSQMRSTQGAAGSGFGFSWPASFPMARIDQIMVKGVDPLTSWTLPRTGSDHLPVAARVKVTTP; encoded by the coding sequence ATGGCGCAGCAGGCGTACATGACGGAGACGGACGACAACGGCGGCTCGGGACCCGAGCCTCGGGGAGCCCGGCTTCGGCGCCTGATCGGCACTCTGCTCGAGCGGGCCCTCGGGGGATGGCGCGGCGATCCGCGCATCTGGCGCCGGGGCCTGGTCCTCACCGGGTTCGCGCTGGCGTTCTCCCTGGTCATGCTGGTGCACTCGCGCATCCCCAACCGCTACGGCAACCTCGGCAGCCTCACGGAGACCTTCCTGCCCTGGATCGGCGTGTTCGTACCGGTGCTGCTGGTGCTGGCGCTGGTGCGCAAGTCGGCGACCGCGCTGATCGCCGTCGTCCTTCCGGCCGTGGTCTGGCTGAACCTCTTCGGCGGGCTGCTCGGCGACAAGACCGGCAGCGGCGGTGACCTCACCGTCGCCACCCACAACGTCAACGCCGACAACCCCGACCCCTCCGGGACCGCCCGTGACGTGGCCGAGTCCGAGGCGGACGTGCTGGCGCTGGAGGAGCTGACCGCCTCGGCGGTGCCGGTGTACGAGAAGGCGCTGGCGGCGACGTACAAGTACCACTCGGTGCAGGGCACGGTCGGCCTGTGGAGCAGGTACCCGCTGAGCGCCGTGAAGCCCGTCGACATCAAGCTGGGCTGGACGCGCGCGATGCGGGCGACGGTCGCGACGCCGCAGGGGCAGGTCGCCGTCTACGTCGCCCACCTTCCCTCGGTGCGGGTGAAGCTCCAGGCGGGGTTCACCGCCCGGCAGCGCGACAAGAGCGCGGACGCGCTGGGCGAGGCGATCGCCGACGAGACACTGACCCGGGTGATCCTGCTCGGCGACCTCAACGGCACCATGAACGACCGCTCGCTCAACGCGGTGACCTCCCAGATGCGCTCCACACAGGGCGCGGCGGGCAGCGGCTTCGGCTTCAGCTGGCCCGCGTCGTTCCCGATGGCGCGGATCGACCAGATCATGGTGAAGGGCGTGGACCCGCTCACGTCCTGGACCCTGCCCCGGACGGGCAGCGACCACCTCCCGGTGGCCGCGCGTGTGAAGGTCACCACACCGTAA
- a CDS encoding TetR/AcrR family transcriptional regulator — MTLADSGTDSGTAEQPARGRPRSEAVERAIIEGTMKLLEEGVPLAEISIERIARTAGVGKATIYRRWSGKEELFVDVLRAAEPEDSEALPGTSLRDDLIVLLEGLRQRGLANRSSAILYNVHAQMKSSPKIWAAYHNSVIAPRRRMGIEVLRRGQENGELRADLDVELVNDIVVGPMLVRAVLRPDAELPEDLPERIVDTLLAGLRPVSYPAA; from the coding sequence GTGACCCTCGCCGACAGCGGGACCGACAGCGGAACCGCGGAGCAGCCCGCCCGGGGGCGGCCCCGGAGCGAGGCCGTGGAACGGGCCATCATCGAGGGGACGATGAAGCTGCTGGAGGAGGGCGTCCCACTCGCCGAGATCTCCATCGAGCGCATCGCCCGTACCGCCGGTGTCGGCAAGGCCACCATCTACCGTCGCTGGAGCGGCAAGGAGGAACTCTTCGTCGACGTCCTGCGGGCCGCCGAACCAGAGGACTCCGAAGCGCTCCCGGGCACCTCCCTGCGCGACGACCTGATCGTGCTGCTGGAGGGGCTGCGCCAACGGGGCCTCGCCAACCGGTCCTCGGCGATCCTGTACAACGTCCACGCCCAGATGAAGAGCAGCCCGAAGATCTGGGCGGCGTACCACAACTCGGTCATAGCACCCCGGCGCAGGATGGGCATCGAAGTCCTGCGCCGGGGCCAGGAGAACGGTGAACTCCGCGCCGACCTGGACGTGGAACTGGTGAACGACATCGTCGTCGGCCCCATGCTCGTCCGCGCCGTCCTGCGCCCCGACGCCGAACTCCCCGAGGACCTCCCGGAGCGCATCGTGGACACGCTGCTGGCCGGCCTACGCCCCGTCAGCTACCCGGCTGCCTAA
- a CDS encoding MFS transporter gives MTTPAVPSAPRIPEAVHRLRWAILGVLMLSLLIVVLDNSILNVAIKTISTPAPTGLGATQSELEWAINAYTLVFAGLLFSAGLLGDRIGRKKVLLGGLAVFGIGSALAAESGSPAQLIAFRALMALGAAFVMPATLAVLMNVFEREEQPKAIGIWAGGVGLAIAIGPITGGLLLDHFWWGSVFLINVPIVLLAFGLMLWLVPESRDPSPGRVDPVGVVLSVVGLVLLVYGIIKGGELADFTDPTVLATIGAGLVVLAAFVVFEKRSDHPSIDVSYFKNKVFSAAIAVIALVFFALMGVTFFSVFYTQSVRGYSPLKTGLLMLPLAAAQLIFAPRARLVVDRIGIRATTTAAMLVLAATLVAFATLDADTPIWLLEVVFFCMGAGMAHIMTPTSVVIMQALPREKAGSASALSNTFRQVGGALGIAVLGSVLSTSYRDGIEGRLGALPAGLRDTAGESIEATLGVAAKLGDQGKVLVAPANDAFLHAMHVTALCGAGVALAGAVVVAVFLPGRPKPAQEDTEEGELVRAKS, from the coding sequence ATGACTACTCCTGCCGTCCCCAGCGCGCCGCGTATACCGGAAGCGGTGCACCGGCTTCGCTGGGCGATCCTCGGCGTCCTGATGCTGAGCCTGCTGATCGTGGTGCTCGACAACTCGATCCTGAACGTCGCGATCAAGACGATCTCGACGCCCGCCCCGACCGGGCTCGGCGCCACCCAGAGCGAGCTGGAGTGGGCGATCAACGCCTACACGCTCGTCTTCGCGGGACTGCTGTTCTCCGCCGGGCTCCTCGGCGACCGGATCGGCCGCAAGAAGGTCCTGCTCGGCGGGCTCGCCGTCTTCGGTATCGGCTCCGCGCTCGCCGCGGAGTCCGGCTCGCCCGCCCAGCTCATCGCCTTCCGCGCGCTGATGGCCCTCGGCGCCGCCTTCGTGATGCCCGCCACCCTCGCCGTCCTGATGAACGTCTTCGAGCGCGAGGAGCAGCCCAAGGCGATCGGCATCTGGGCGGGCGGCGTCGGACTCGCCATCGCCATCGGCCCCATCACCGGCGGTCTTCTCCTCGACCATTTCTGGTGGGGCTCGGTCTTCCTCATCAACGTGCCGATCGTGCTGCTCGCGTTCGGGCTGATGCTGTGGCTGGTGCCCGAGTCCCGCGACCCGAGCCCCGGCCGTGTCGACCCCGTCGGCGTCGTCCTGTCGGTCGTCGGCCTCGTGCTGCTCGTCTACGGCATCATCAAGGGCGGCGAACTGGCCGACTTCACGGACCCGACCGTGCTGGCGACCATAGGGGCCGGTCTCGTCGTCCTGGCCGCCTTCGTGGTGTTCGAGAAGCGCAGCGACCATCCGTCCATCGACGTCAGCTACTTCAAGAACAAGGTGTTCTCCGCCGCGATCGCCGTCATCGCGCTGGTCTTCTTCGCGCTGATGGGCGTGACCTTCTTCTCGGTCTTCTACACCCAGAGCGTGCGCGGCTACTCGCCGCTGAAGACGGGCCTGTTGATGCTGCCGCTGGCCGCCGCCCAGCTGATCTTCGCGCCGCGCGCCCGGCTGGTCGTGGACCGCATAGGGATCAGGGCCACGACGACGGCGGCGATGCTCGTCCTCGCGGCGACGCTGGTCGCGTTCGCCACGCTGGACGCCGACACCCCGATCTGGCTCCTGGAGGTCGTCTTCTTCTGCATGGGCGCCGGAATGGCCCACATCATGACCCCGACCAGCGTCGTCATCATGCAGGCCCTGCCCCGCGAGAAGGCCGGCTCCGCCTCCGCGCTGAGCAACACCTTCCGGCAGGTGGGCGGCGCGCTCGGTATCGCCGTCCTCGGCTCCGTGCTGTCGACCTCGTACCGCGACGGCATCGAGGGCCGTCTCGGCGCGCTGCCGGCCGGTCTGCGCGACACGGCGGGCGAGTCCATCGAGGCGACGCTCGGGGTCGCCGCGAAGCTCGGCGACCAGGGCAAGGTGCTGGTCGCTCCCGCCAACGACGCCTTCCTGCACGCCATGCACGTCACCGCCCTGTGCGGCGCCGGGGTGGCCCTCGCGGGCGCGGTCGTGGTGGCCGTGTTCCTGCCGGGCAGGCCGAAGCCCGCGCAGGAGGACACGGAGGAAGGGGAGTTGGTCCGGGCGAAGTCGTAG
- the panB gene encoding 3-methyl-2-oxobutanoate hydroxymethyltransferase — MTQLSAAQPAQQKTSDGSKALYGGKGTRRITVRDIALAKERGEKWPMLTAYDAMTASVFDEAGIPVMLVGDSAGNCHLGYETTVPVTLDEMTMLSAAVVRGTQRALIVGDLPFGSYQEGPVQALRSATRLVKEAGVGAVKLEGGERSHRQIELLVESGIPVMAHIGLTPQSVNAMGYRVQGRGEEAAQQLLRDAKAVQDAGAFAVVLELVPAELAAEVTRVLHIPTVGIGAGPETDAQVLVWTDMLGLTGGRVPKFVKQYANLREVMGDAAKAFAEDVVGGTFPQEEHSVH, encoded by the coding sequence ATGACGCAGCTTTCGGCTGCCCAGCCTGCACAGCAGAAGACCTCCGACGGCAGCAAGGCGCTGTACGGGGGCAAGGGCACACGCCGTATCACCGTCCGCGACATCGCCCTCGCCAAGGAGCGCGGCGAGAAGTGGCCCATGCTCACCGCCTACGACGCGATGACCGCGTCCGTCTTCGACGAGGCCGGGATCCCCGTGATGCTGGTGGGCGACTCGGCGGGCAACTGCCACCTGGGGTACGAGACGACCGTGCCCGTCACCCTCGACGAGATGACCATGCTGTCGGCCGCGGTCGTACGCGGCACGCAGCGCGCCCTGATCGTGGGCGACCTGCCCTTCGGCTCCTACCAGGAGGGCCCGGTGCAGGCGCTGCGCTCGGCGACCCGCCTGGTGAAGGAGGCCGGGGTCGGGGCCGTGAAGCTGGAGGGCGGCGAGCGCTCGCACCGGCAGATCGAGCTGCTGGTGGAGTCCGGCATCCCGGTCATGGCGCACATCGGCCTGACCCCGCAGTCCGTGAACGCGATGGGTTACCGCGTGCAGGGACGCGGCGAGGAGGCCGCCCAGCAGCTGCTGCGGGACGCGAAGGCCGTGCAGGACGCGGGCGCGTTCGCGGTGGTCCTGGAGCTGGTTCCGGCGGAGCTGGCGGCCGAGGTCACGCGGGTGCTGCACATCCCGACGGTCGGCATCGGCGCCGGCCCGGAGACGGACGCGCAGGTGCTGGTGTGGACCGACATGCTGGGGCTGACCGGCGGGCGGGTCCCGAAGTTCGTGAAGCAGTACGCCAACCTGCGTGAGGTC